A single genomic interval of Orcinus orca chromosome 19, mOrcOrc1.1, whole genome shotgun sequence harbors:
- the PSMC5 gene encoding 26S proteasome regulatory subunit 8 isoform X1, with product MALDGPEQMELEEGKAGSGLRQYYLSKIEELQLIVNDKSQNLRRLQAQRNELNAKVRLLREELQLLQEQGSYVGEVVRAMDKKKVLVKVHPEGKFVVDVDKNIDINDVTPNCRVALRNDSYTLHKILPNKVDPLVSLMMVEKVPDSTYEMIGGLDKQIKEIKEVIELPVKHPELFEALGIAQPKGVLLYGPPGTGKTLLARAVAHHTDCTFIRVSGSELVQKFIGEGARMVRELFVMAREHAPSIIFMDEIDSIGSSRLEGGSGGDSEVQRTMLELLNQLDGFEATKNIKVIMATNRIDILDSALLRPGRIDRKIEFPPPNEEARLDILKIHSRKMNLTRGINLRKIAELMPGASGAEVKGVCTEAGMYALRERRVHVTQEDFEMAVAKVMQKDSEKNMSIKKLWK from the exons ATGGCGCTTGACGGACCAGAGCAG ATGGAGCTGGAAGAGGGGAAGGCAGGCAGTGGACTCCGCCAGTATTATCTGTCCAAGATTGAAGAACTCCAG CTGATTGTGAATGATAAGAGCCAAAATCTCCGGAGGCTGCAGGCACAGAGGAATGAGCTTAATGCAAAAG TTCGCCTGCTGCGGGAAGAGCTACAGCTGCTGCAGGAACAGGGCTCCTATGTGGGGGAAGTAGTCCGGGCCATGGATAAGAAGAAAGTGTTGGTTAAG GTACATCCTGAGGGCAAGTTTGTCGTAGACGTAGATAAGAACATCGACATCAATGAT GTGACACCCAATTGCCGGGTGGCCCTCAGAAATGACAGCTACACTCTGCACAAGATCCTGCCCAACAAGGTAGACCCACTGGTGTCACTGATGATGGTGGAGAAGGTGCCAGATTCAACTTACGAGATGATTGGTGGCCTGGACAAGCAGATCAAGGAGATCAAAGAAGTGATTGAGCTGCCCGTTAAGCATCCTGAGCTCTTTGAAGCGCTGGGCATCGCGCAGCCCAAG GGAGTGCTGCTGTACGGACCCCCAGGCACTGGGAAGACACTGTTGGCCCGGGCTGTGGCTCATCATACAGACTGTACTTTCATTCGTGTCTCTGGGTCTGAATTGGTGCAGAAATTCATCGGGGAAG GGGCAAGAATGGTGAGGGAACTGTTTGTCATGGCCCGAGAACACGCTCCATCTATCATCTTCATGGACGAAATCGACTCCATCGGCTCCTCCCGGCTGGAGGGAGGCTCCGGAGGGGACAGTGAAGTCCAGCGCACGATGCTGGAGCTGCTCAACCAGCTGGATGGCTTCGAGGCCACCAAGAACATCAAG GTCATCATGGCCACTAACAGGATTGACATCCTGGACTCAGCGCTGCTCCGCCCAGGGCGCATTGACAGAAAAATTGAATTCCCACCCCCCAATGAGGAG GCCCGGCTGGACATTTTGAAGATCCATTCTCGGAAAATGAACCTGACCCGGGGGATCAACCTGAGAAAAATTGCTGAGCTCATGCCAGGAGCATCAGGGGCTGAAGTGAAG GGCGTGTGCACTGAAGCCGGCATGTACGCACTGCGGGAGCGGCGAGTCCACGTCACCCAGGAGGACTTCGAGATGGCAGTAGCCAAG GTCATGCAAAAGGACAGTGAGAAAAACATGTCCATCAAGAAGCTGTGGAAGTGA
- the PSMC5 gene encoding 26S proteasome regulatory subunit 8 isoform X2, producing MELEEGKAGSGLRQYYLSKIEELQLIVNDKSQNLRRLQAQRNELNAKVRLLREELQLLQEQGSYVGEVVRAMDKKKVLVKVHPEGKFVVDVDKNIDINDVTPNCRVALRNDSYTLHKILPNKVDPLVSLMMVEKVPDSTYEMIGGLDKQIKEIKEVIELPVKHPELFEALGIAQPKGVLLYGPPGTGKTLLARAVAHHTDCTFIRVSGSELVQKFIGEGARMVRELFVMAREHAPSIIFMDEIDSIGSSRLEGGSGGDSEVQRTMLELLNQLDGFEATKNIKVIMATNRIDILDSALLRPGRIDRKIEFPPPNEEARLDILKIHSRKMNLTRGINLRKIAELMPGASGAEVKGVCTEAGMYALRERRVHVTQEDFEMAVAKVMQKDSEKNMSIKKLWK from the exons ATGGAGCTGGAAGAGGGGAAGGCAGGCAGTGGACTCCGCCAGTATTATCTGTCCAAGATTGAAGAACTCCAG CTGATTGTGAATGATAAGAGCCAAAATCTCCGGAGGCTGCAGGCACAGAGGAATGAGCTTAATGCAAAAG TTCGCCTGCTGCGGGAAGAGCTACAGCTGCTGCAGGAACAGGGCTCCTATGTGGGGGAAGTAGTCCGGGCCATGGATAAGAAGAAAGTGTTGGTTAAG GTACATCCTGAGGGCAAGTTTGTCGTAGACGTAGATAAGAACATCGACATCAATGAT GTGACACCCAATTGCCGGGTGGCCCTCAGAAATGACAGCTACACTCTGCACAAGATCCTGCCCAACAAGGTAGACCCACTGGTGTCACTGATGATGGTGGAGAAGGTGCCAGATTCAACTTACGAGATGATTGGTGGCCTGGACAAGCAGATCAAGGAGATCAAAGAAGTGATTGAGCTGCCCGTTAAGCATCCTGAGCTCTTTGAAGCGCTGGGCATCGCGCAGCCCAAG GGAGTGCTGCTGTACGGACCCCCAGGCACTGGGAAGACACTGTTGGCCCGGGCTGTGGCTCATCATACAGACTGTACTTTCATTCGTGTCTCTGGGTCTGAATTGGTGCAGAAATTCATCGGGGAAG GGGCAAGAATGGTGAGGGAACTGTTTGTCATGGCCCGAGAACACGCTCCATCTATCATCTTCATGGACGAAATCGACTCCATCGGCTCCTCCCGGCTGGAGGGAGGCTCCGGAGGGGACAGTGAAGTCCAGCGCACGATGCTGGAGCTGCTCAACCAGCTGGATGGCTTCGAGGCCACCAAGAACATCAAG GTCATCATGGCCACTAACAGGATTGACATCCTGGACTCAGCGCTGCTCCGCCCAGGGCGCATTGACAGAAAAATTGAATTCCCACCCCCCAATGAGGAG GCCCGGCTGGACATTTTGAAGATCCATTCTCGGAAAATGAACCTGACCCGGGGGATCAACCTGAGAAAAATTGCTGAGCTCATGCCAGGAGCATCAGGGGCTGAAGTGAAG GGCGTGTGCACTGAAGCCGGCATGTACGCACTGCGGGAGCGGCGAGTCCACGTCACCCAGGAGGACTTCGAGATGGCAGTAGCCAAG GTCATGCAAAAGGACAGTGAGAAAAACATGTCCATCAAGAAGCTGTGGAAGTGA
- the FTSJ3 gene encoding pre-rRNA 2'-O-ribose RNA methyltransferase FTSJ3: MGKKGKVGKSRRDKFYHLAKETGYRSRSAFKLIQLNRRFQFLQKARALLDLCAAPGGWLQVATKFMPVSSLIVGVDLVPIKPLPNVVTLQEDITTERCRQALRKELKTWKVDVVLNDGAPNVGAGWVHDAYSQAHLTLMALRLACDFLSRGGCFITKVFRSRDYQPLLWIFQQLFRRVQATKPQASRHESAEIFVVCQGFLAPDKVDSKFFDPKFAFKEVEVQAKTVTELVTKKKPKAEGYAEGDLTLYHRTSVTDFLRAANPVDFLSKASEISLDDEELARHPTTTEDIRACCQDIRVLGRKELRSLLNWRTKLRRYVAKKLKEQAKALDISLSSGEEEEGEEEESAAGMGPQPSEEEEELDRTLAEMKAQEVAELKRKKKKLLREQRKQRERVELKMDLPGVSIADEGETGMFSLRTIRGHQLLEEVTQGDMSAADTFLSDLPRDDIYISDVEEEDDTSLDSDLDPEELAGVREPQSLKDQKCVRFAEVQDGKEEEEEENPLLVPLEEKALLQEEQASLWFSKDGFSGIGDDADEALEIRQAQLLYESRHKGQQLPPPPSGVKMENKPPPCQDEAPERAEAPSGTEAATGPGGEEREDSSDSDSSSSEGEESWKPRGRKKRSRGPKSDDDDVGFEVVPIKDPVKHQILDPEGLALGAIIASSKKAKRDLIDDSFSRYTFNEDEGELPDWFVQEEKQHRIRQLPIDKKEVEHYRKRWREINARPIKKVAEAKARKKRRMLKKLEQTKKKAEAVVNTVDISEREKAAQLRSLYKKAGLGKEKRQVTYVVAKKGVGRKVGRPAGVRGHFKVVDSRMKKDQRAQQRKEQKKKHKRK; the protein is encoded by the exons ATGGGCAAAAAGGGCAAAGTCGGGAAGAGCCGGCGAGACAAGTTCTATCACTTGGCAAAGGAGACGG GTTACCGTTCCCGCTCTGCTTTCAAGCTGATCCAGCTGAATCGCCGCTTTCAATTTCTGCAGAAAGCCCGAGCCTTGCTGGACCTGTGCGCTGCACCAGGTGGATG GCTGCAGGTGGCCACCAAGTTTATGCCTGTATCCAGCCTTATTGTGG GAGTGGATCTGGTTCCAATCAAGCCTCTTCCCAATGTGGTGACACTCCAGGAGGACATCACAACAGAACGCTGTAGGCAG GCCCTGAGGAAGGAGCtgaaaacctggaaagttgaTGTTGTGCTCAATGACGGGGCCCCCAATGTCGGGGCTGGCTGGGTCCATGATGCTTACTCGCAAG CCCATTTGACACTGATGGCTCTGCGTTTGGCTTGTGATTTTCTGAGCCGTGGTGGCTGCTTCATCACAAAGGTTTTCCGTTCCCGTGACTATCAGCCCTTACTATGGATTTTCCAGCAGCTCTTCCGCCGTGTCCAGGCCACCAAGCCCCAAGCCTCTCGTCATGAATCTGCAGAGATCTTTGTCGTCTGCCAGG GATTCCTGGCTCCTGACAAGGTCGACAGTAAATTCTTTGACCCCAAATTTGCCTTCAAGGAGGTTGAAGTTCAGGCCAAGACTGTTACTGAATTGGTGACTAAGAAGAAGCCAAAG GCTGAAGGCTATGCTGAGGGTGACCTCACACTCTATCACCGAACTTCAGTCACCGACTTCCTCCGAGCTGCCAACCCTGTTGACTTCCTTTCCAAAGCCAGTGAA ATCTCGCTAGACGATGAAGAGTTGGCACGGCATCCAACTACCACTGAGGACATCCGGGCGTGCTGTCAGGATATCAGGGTGCTGGGGCGTAAGGAGCTCAG GTCCCTACTGAACTGGAGAACGAAGCTTCGGCGGTATGTGGCCAAGAAACTGAAAGAACAAGCAAAGGCACTGGACatcag CCTCAGctcaggggaggaagaggaaggtgaAGAGGAGGAGTCCGCAGCTGGGATGGGGCCGCAGCcctcggaggaggaggaggagctggaCCGGACCCTGGCAGAGATGAAGGCCCAGGAGGTGGCGGAGTTAAAGAG gaagaaaaagaagctgCTGCGTGAGCAGAGGAAGCAGCGGGAACGCGTGGAGCTGAAGATGGATCTTCCCGGGGTTTCCATCGCAGACGAGGGGGAGACTGGCATGTTCTCCCTGCGTACCATCCGGGGTCACCAG TTGTTAGAGGAGGTAACACAGGGGGACATGAGTGCTGCAGACACGTTTTTGTCTGATCTGCCAAGAGATGACATCTACATATCAGATGTTGAGGAGGAGGATGATACATCTCTGGATAGTGACCTGGATCCAGAGGAGCTGGCAGGAGTCAGAGAACCTCAGAGTCTAAAGGACCAAAAGTG TGTACGGTTTGCTGAAGTGCAAGATggtaaagaggaggaggaagaagagaatccATTGCTGGTACCATTGGAGGAAAAGGCACTACTGCAGGAAGAACAGGCCAGCCTGTGGTTCTCAAAG GATGGCTTCAGCGGGATTGGGGATGATGCCGACGAGGCCCTGGAGATCCGTCAGGCCCAGCTGTTGTACGAGAGCCGTCACAAGGGGCAGCAGCTGCCACCACCGCCTTCCGGTGTGAAGATGGAGAACAAACCTCCCCCGTGCCAGGATGAGGCCCCTGAGAGGGCAGAGGCTCCTTCAGGGACAGAGGCTGCCACTGGCCCTGgcggggaagagagagaggacagtTCTGACAGTGACAGCAGTAGCAGTGAGGGTGAAGAGAG cTGGAAACCACGCGGCAGGAAGAAGCGAAGCCGTGGGCCTAAGTCAGATGATGATGATGTCGGGTTTGAGGTCGTGCCTATCAAGGACCCAG TGAAACATCAGATACTGGACCCTGAAGGCCTTGCTCTAGGTGCTATTATTGCTTCTTCCAAAAAAGCCAAGAGGGACCTCATAGATGACTCCTTCAGCCG GTACACATTTAATGAGGATGAGGGGGAGCTTCCAGACTGGTTTGTGCAGGAGGAAAAGCAGCACAGGATACGACAACTGCCTATTGATAAGAAAGAGGTGGAGCATTACCGGAAACGCTGGCGGGAAATCAATGCACGCCCCATCAAGAAAGTGGCTGAGGCCAAGGCCAGGAAGAAACGGAGG aTGCTGAAGAAGCTGGAGCAAACCAAGAAGAAGGCAGAAGCTGTGGTCAACACAGTGGACATCTCAGAACGGGAGAAAGCGGCACAGCTTCGAAG TCTCTATAAGAAAGCTGGGCTTGGAAAGGAGAAACGCCAAGTCACCTATGTTGTAGCCAAAAAAGGTGTGGGCCGCAAAGTGGGCCGGCCAGCTGGGGTCAGAGGTCACTTCAAGGTGGTGGACTCGAGAATGAAGAAGGACCAAAGAGCACAGCAACGGAAGGAGCAGAAGAAAAAGCACAAGCGGAAGTGA
- the DDX42 gene encoding ATP-dependent RNA helicase DDX42 isoform X2, giving the protein MAENPTAGVVQEEEEDNLEYDSDGNPIAPSKKIIDPLPPIDHSEIDYPPFEKNFYNEHEEITNLTPQQLIDLRHKLNLRVSGAAPPRPGSSFAHFGFDEQLMHQIRKSEYTQPTPIQCQGVPVALSGRDMIGIAKTGSGKTAAFIWPMLIHIMDQKELEPGDGPIAVIVCPTRELCQQIHAECKRFGKAYNLRSVAVYGGGSMWEQAKALQEGAEIVVCTPGRLIDHVKKKATNLQRVSYLVFDEADRMFDMGFEYQVRSIASHVRPDRQTLLFSATFRKKIEKLARDILIDPIRVVQGDIGEANEDVTQIVEILHSGPSKWNWLTRRLVEFTSSGSVLLFVTKKANAEELANNLKQEGHSLGLLHGDMDQSERNKVISDFKKKDIPVLVATDVAARGLDIPSIKTVINYDVARDIDTHTHRIGRTGRAGEKGVAYTLLTPKDSNFAGDLVRNLEGANQHVSKELLDLAMQNAWFRKSRFKGGKGKKLNIGGGGLGYRERPGLGSENTDRGSNNNVMSNYEAYKPSTGAMGDRLTAMKAAFQSQYKSHFVAASLTNQKAGSSAAGASGWTSAGSLNSVPTNSAQQQGHNSPDSPIASATKGIPGFGSTGNLSSAPVTYPSAGAQGVNNTASGNNSREGIGGGNGKRERYTENRGGSRHSHGESGNRHGDSPRHGDGGRHGEGYRYPESSSRHADGRRHADGHPHGENRHGGGGGRHGESRGANDGRNGESRKEICNRESKVDPKVDSTKMDSKTDKTTDGFAVPEPPKRKKSRWDS; this is encoded by the exons ATGGCAGAGAATCCAACTGCTGGCGTGGttcaggaggaagaggaggataaTTTGGAATATGATAGTGATGGAAATCCAATTGCAccttccaaaaaaatcattgatcCTCTTCCTCCCATTGATCATTCAGAG ATTGACTATCcaccatttgaaaaaaatttttacaatgaaCATGAAGAGATAACCAACCTCACCCCACAGCAGCTAATAGATCTCCGGCATAAGCTCAATCTTCGG GTTTCTGGTGCTGCACCTCCTAGACCAGGAAGTAGTTTTGCTCATTTTGGGTTTGATGAGCAACTTATGCACCAGATTCGGAAATCTGAGTACACACAGCCCACTCCAATACAGTGCCAG ggTGTACCTGTGGCATTAAGTGGTAGAGACATGATTGGTATTGCCAAAACAGGCAGTGGGAAAACTGCGGCCTTTATCTGGCCCATGTTGATTCATATAATGGACCAGAAAGAATTGGAACCGGGTGATGGACCAATTGCAGTGATTGTGTGTCCTACTAGGGAGCTTTGTCAGCAG ATCCACGCAGAATGCAAGCGGTTTGGGAAAGCGTATAATCTCCGATCAGTAGCCGTGTATGGAGGAGGGAGCATGTGGGAGCAGGCCAAGGCCCTTCAGGAAGGGGCAGAGATTGTTGTCTGTACACCA GGTCGACTTATTGATCATGTGAAGAAGAAAGCTACCAACCTTCAGAGAGTCTCTTACCTTGTATTTGATGAAGCAGATCGAATGTTTGACATGGGATTTG AGTACCAGGTGCGATCCATAGCAAGTCATGTCCGTCCCGACAGACAGA CTCTCTTATTCAGTGCAACTTTTCGGAAAAAGATTGAAAAACTGGCCAGAGACATCCTGATTGACCCTATTCGTGTGGTGCAGGGGGATATTGGAGAG gcAAATGAAGATGTGACTCAGATTGTGGAGATTCTGCATTCTGGGCCTAGTAAATGGAACTGGCTCACCCGGCGTCTGGTGGAGTTTACCTCTTCAGGAAGTGTCCTCCTGTTTGTTACTAAAAAAGCCAATGCTGAAGAGCTAGCCAATAACCTTAAACAGGAGGGTCATAGTCTTGGCCTGCTCCATGGTGACATGGATCAGAGTGAAAGAAACAAGGTTATTTCAGACTTTAAGAAAAAGGACATCCCAGTCCTCGTGGCCACAGATGTTGCAG cCCGTGGTCTGGACATTCCTTCAATTAAGACTGTCATTAACTATGATGTGGCACGAGATATTGATACCCATACGCATAGGATTGGCCGAACAGGACGAGCGGGTGAGAAAGGCGTGGCCTATACCTTGCTGACACCCAAGGATAGCAATTTTGCCGGTGACCTTGTCCGGAACTTGGAAGGAGCCAATCAGCATGTTTCCAAGGAACTCCTAGATCTGGCCATGCAG AATGCCTGGTTTCGGAAATCCCGCTTcaaaggagggaaagggaaaaagctgAACATTGGTGGAGGAGGCCTAGGCTATAGGGAGCGGCCTGGCCTCGGCTCTGAGAACACG GACCGAGGAAGTAACAACAATGTAATGAGCAATTATGAGGCCTACAAGCCCTCCACAGGAGCCATGGGAGATCGGCTGACGGCAATGAAAGCAGCTTTCCAG TCACAGTACAAGAGTCACTTTGTTGCTGCCAGTTTAACCAACCAGAAGGCTGGAAGCTCTGCTGCTGGGGCGAGTGGATGGACTAGTGCAGGGAGCTTGAATTCAGTTCCAACTAATTCAGCCCAACAACAGGGCCATAACAGTCCTGACAGCCCCATTGCCAGTGCCACAAAGGGCATCCCAGGCTTTGGCAGTACTGGGAACCTCAGCAGTGCCCCAGTGACCTATCCTTCTGCCGGAGCCCAGGGAGTCAACAACACAGCTTCAGGGAATAACAGCCGAGAAGGGATTGGGGGTGGCaatgggaaaagagagagatacACTGAGAACCGGGGTGGAAGCCGTCATAGTCACGGAGAGAGTGGGAATCGGCATGGCGATAGCCCACGTCATGGAGACGGTGGTCGCCATGGAGAGGGATACCGCTACCCAGAAAGCAGCAGCCGTCACGCTGATGGGCGCCGTCATGCTGATGGCCATCCTCATGGAGAGAACAGGCATGGAGGAGGTGGAGGCAGACATGGAGAGAGCCGAGGTGCAAATGATGGTCGGAATGGTGAAAGCAGGAAAGAAATTTGTAATCGTGAAAGCAAGGTGGACCCCAAGGTGGACAGCACCAAGATGGACAGCAAGACAGATAAGACTACTGATGGCTTCGCTGTCCCCGAGCCACCCAAGCGCAAGAAAAGTCGATGGGACAGTTAG